The Theileria parva strain Muguga chromosome 1, complete sequence, whole genome shotgun sequence DNA window ATCTTCGAGTCTGAAGACTGAAACTCACGGTTTTCCTCAAGGAGTAAACAGCAAAACTCCATTATCTTCAGAGCCTGGGGTTTCAAATGATTCACTAGTCTCttaattatcaaattcaGTGTTGTCAAGACATTTGgtaagttaaaattactcttTTCAACACTTGTAAACTTCAGTGCATCAACCATCCAATTGTATGCCTCGTCACTTTCATCTTTGAATAGGCTTGAATACTTATTTGGCACCAACTCCATAATCAGCAAGTTAACATACTTTGGGTCAAAATTTAAGAAATAATCAACAATTGTGTTCCCGTGTGATACATTTGAGTATTGATATATTCTTGGTACTATAAGCCTAATTTCTATTCCAATTGACAGATTTAAGTTCTTTCTGTCCTCTGGAGTCTCACATGCCATTTCCGAATATTCATACTTCTTAGTCAATGCTGATATCTGCTGGAAGTTCCCCGTGCACATTTCTGAAAGTCTTTTTACATCAATTTTATGCCTTTTTGAAATAATCACCAGACTTGACTCACGGATTTTTGGATCCTTGGACCTCAAGCCTGCAGTTACACATGCTCTAAAAAGCTGGTCGGGGTAATTTTCcttgttaaatttattgaaaagCTCACTAAGTGTACATAGAGAATTCTTCAAAAACTCGCTGTTCTTTTCAAAATGCTCTAAAGtgtaatttactaaatCTTCCAGCTTTGATTCCCTATCCTTAACTGCTGATATGATTTGAAATATAACCTTGAGAAGATGAAATTGGATTGTGATGGCATCCGTTCTTTCTCTACTTGTGTAATTCAGTGCTGATtccaatattttattatcaaattccTCTAATcttaattgtttaaaattgcAAAATTTCAACATCTCCATGTACAAGTCCCATGTGGGCTTCAGAGACTTTTCATAACCCTTAAGCTTAGAAATTAAAACCATGTTGGCACTGTATGCACCTTCCCATAGTGGAGAAAACTTAACATAGTATTGACTAAGTAAAATCTTCTTAATCAACACAATAAAGAGCTCATATTCAGGAGCCCTAATTGACTCGAAATCAATTAGATTTACAGTTCTAGACATTATCATACACTTTTTCCTCGAGGTTTCAATATCGTTAGCCATCATCTCCATCTCCAACAACTCGTTTAAATGATCTGACACGGGGGAATTCAACTTCTTATAGTGCAGCTGTACCAGcttaataacattaattcTCAGAAATTCATTCTCATTTGGTAACCTTTTCATTATCAAATCCATTACTGAATCCAAGGTgtcattaaaatttgaaactAAAAACTCAAGTAAAAAGTAATTGTCAAATAAATCCAATTTCGAAGAAACTGCTATCAATTTCTCAATCCACGCACTCTTGTCACCCTCTATCAACTCAAACCctatagtataaattttaaataaaactcTTGGATCATATCCCGCTTCAAGACCTCTTAAAACCTGAGCTAGTGTCCTTTCCATTAACTCATTTGcattttcaattttagaCGCTTTTGACTTAATTCTCACCTTGTTAATACATGATAACCCGTAAATTATTCCaaataaattcaaaaatGACTCCATACTAATGTCATATTCCATCTGTACAAGCAGGTCTATACACTCCAGTACCCTTTTAAGTATCGAAGGGTTCACAATGAGTGGGTGAAATATATCCTTATTGTACAAAATGCTTGAGaatactaatagtatatgtGATACCTGGGTCAGGTTATTTGTTTTAAGTCGCCATTCAAACAGGGATAGAAATGAATTTATGTTATTCATTCCCACCAGATTATGATCAACATTCGTTAGAAACAGACTGAAATCTCTATCAAATGTCTTAGTTGAGTCTGTATCTGACCGTACTACCCTCAGGAGATAACTACATATATCTTCAAACAGTTGCGGTCTTCCACTGTTTGAAAACCTTAACAGTGGTGCTATAAAGTCACTCAGCATAATACTGAAGTAATCTCCGACTGTGATGAGTGGGTAGTTTTTAACCGTTGTAAATTTGGTTTCATTGAAGGTCATTAACATTTCTATATTCAACTCCAGCACTATACAAACTGATTTAAATCctattttacagtattgTGATAATATTTCCAGATTTTGTGATAACTCCAATTTTTGTGATAACTCAAATTTTTGTGATAACTCAAATTTTTGTGATAAAATGTCCAAATTTTGTGATAACAATTCCAGATTCGTCTGGTATGAATTTTTTAGCCATGATAAATCTACCTTACTGTCCTTAGCGTGTGTTGACATGAGTAGTATTGTCTTCCTGATATTTTCTGCAACTTTTTCAAGATCCTCAGTTCTGTTTGGTATGAGATCCTCAAACATGAACGTGAACAATGACTTCAGTTTACTCGTGAAATTTCCATCTATATTCTGAATAATTGAAAAGATAACCTTCTCAGATCCATCCCTAtggtaaattaatgtattaCATAACTTACATGCTTATACAGAGTGATATAACTTGCTTAATGATTGGGATTGGTGCTCTTCTCAGTAACATACCCAAAGATTCCATTGATAATCTCTTGATAAGTTGATTGCTTGAATTTAGCCATTGCATAAAATCCTTTAAAACAAATCCAAGGTTGGTCAAAATATAAGTTGTGTGTACTCTAAAAAAGTTATTATATGGTAAACTAACCTGAAATATGTCAGTATGAATGTGAAAATCGGCTTAGAATTCAGGTTAGTGTTCAACTCGATAATCTCAAGTAACTCATCAAATGGTACATTTAAGCAATATTTAATCCCAAAATCCTAaacttttattaattttcttaaaGGTACCTTGAAGTAAGCTGCCATGATCCTACAAAGATAATCCAGCTCAGTTGGAGAAGCATCTTTGCAGCAATTTAGCAGAATATCAACTGGTTTTTGGAAATATTCATAACtcttttcatttaaatcaGTTACAAAGTCTAAATTCTGAAAAAACTCTGACTTTTGTAACTCTCTGAGCTGATTTTGAAACTTGAGAACATCCTTTACTCTTAgtatatttgttaaagtAACTTTAAAGCATCTGGGCGGTCCAAATTCATctataattcatttttatatgtaGAAGGATAGGTATAACTAAGTTTACCAAGGTACCCTTAGAAGTAAATGAAACTATGTCGTCATATGCAGAAAGTACGAGCGATTTTGCGATTTTAGAGGATGattgaaatttaaatcGCTTTCTTTCACCCATTTTTATCCGATTTTAGGTGAAATTCGTGTAATATGGTTAGATCTAGGGTCATAGATATTTATCTTTAAACTGAGGCTTAAAATGTAACATATATTGTATGAAATtgtcattttaaaattatttattaatatttgagTCTTTGGTATTTTTTTGTGAATTTCTTAAAGAATTTAAGTGACGTTCGTGGAGTAGAAATAACAACTGTGCTTGGGTTCGTTTTGCATTTTTCTTTGAATCAGGTAAAAGTGTGGGATCTTTAACTTTTATACACTCTTCTATTTTCACTAGAACTTTTCGAATCTTCCTAATTTCctacaattattattaatgtgttagaTAACATAGAATCTTACCTCTTCCAGTTCCTCATTTGACTTCTCCCTCCAATACTTGGCTTTGCGATATTTTATACAGTTTGGgtcataatttttataattggCCGTATGTATTACAGTTTCAATTGACGTACGACTGTTTAAGCGAAATTGTGTGTCAAAAGTCCTtctatttaaattttgataatttaaactcaATAATCCATAgtctttattattaactttaatgtTTGAGTTGGAATTTGTGATAAAACAAGTAGTTTTTTGAGGGAAATatgttacaaatattatgaGAAAAATAAGTTTATATAACGGAAAAACTGGGCCATTgagattatttaataaaaaattactcaTTATAACATCattataaatgttaatttacaatttccatgatattattatatatgaAATCCACAGTGTGTTAGGCATTAACATATAAAATGGTGATTCATACTAAATAACAGTTATTTCTTTCTTTACTTTAGtggaattttaaaatgtatttaattgtaaataataatttatatctTCTTAGATTATGATTGGAAGATTCCATATCGCAACCAAGAATATTAATCTTCTATCCTCCCTTCAAGATTCTGTAACTTGTATTAACAAAGTTCACTTAtcaaaattgttaaatttaca harbors:
- a CDS encoding putative integral membrane protein, whose product is MSNFLLNNLNGPVFPLYKLIFLIIFVTYFPQKTTCFITNSNSNIKVNNKDYGLLSLNYQNLNRRTFDTQFRLNSRTSIETVIHTANYKNYDPNCIKYRKAKYWREKSNEELEEEIRKIRKVLVKIEECIKVKDPTLLPDSKKNAKRTQAQLLFLLHERHLNSLRNSQKNTKDSNINK